One part of the Hippopotamus amphibius kiboko isolate mHipAmp2 chromosome 14, mHipAmp2.hap2, whole genome shotgun sequence genome encodes these proteins:
- the LOC130835945 gene encoding DNA-directed RNA polymerases I and III subunit RPAC2: MEEDQELERKISGLKTSMAEGERKTALEMVQAAGTDRHCVTFVLHEEDHTLGNSLRYMIMKNPEVEFCGYTTTHPSESKINLRIQTRGALPAVEPFQRGLTELMNVCQHVLDKFEASIKEYKDQKASRNEATL; the protein is encoded by the exons ATGGAAGAAGACCAGGAGCTGGAGAG aAAAATATCTGGATTGAAGACCTCAATGGCTGAAGGCGAGAGGAAGACAGCCCTGGAAATGGTCCAGGCAGCTGGGACAGATAGACACTGTGTGACATTTGTATTGCACGAGGAGGACCATACCCTAGGAAATTCTCTTCGTTACATGATCATGAAGAACCCGGAAGTGGAATTTTGTGGTTACACAACAACCCATCCTTCAGAGAGCAAAATTAATTTGCGCATACAGACTCGAGGTGCCCTTCCAGCTGTCGAGCCCTTTCAGAGAGGCCTGACTGAGCTCATGAATGTCTGCCAGCATGTGCTTGACAAGTTTGAGGCCAGCATAAAGGAATATAAGGATCAAAAAGCCAGCAGAAATGAAGCCACACTCTAG